The region TAAACCTACTACTGAACCCCGTAAATAAGAATAAAGGGGGCAAAGAAAGGCTTGGGACCAGACTCTAGCTGTTAGCCACTAATTGCTACACTTCTTGCCATTCATGATATCAAACTCTGGTGCTAAAGGCCAGGGAGGTTAGACTAATTAGAATCTTGCTGGCACACTTCCCCTGCCCTGCCGAATCCCAGAATtcccagggtgtgtgtgtgtgcattttattttattttttttctacaaCTCAATGCCAGGGAACAGCTGGCAAGGGATCaattttcattgttttccaTTAGGTCCGGAGCTGTGTCCCCCTGTTCGGAAGGATTTAAAAGGCAGCATTCGTGGGATTTCCTCCCCCTGCTGGCACGATCGCCTGACGAAGACCCCTTTGCTTGGGGCTTCTATTACTAAACCTTACATAAGACCTAATGAGCCGCAGGAAACAGTCCAGGCCTCCTGTTCTCATGTCGTTCCAGGCCCAAGCCATGTGGCTAAGCCTGTTGCATCAGTGTCGGTTCCTACCTGTCTATCCTTCAGCCAATCATTTTCTTCATCTTATGCTCCATGCTGCTGGCATtagctcttcagccaatcatttTCTTCATCTTATGCTCCATGCTGCTGGCATtagctcttcagccaatcatttCCTTCATCTTATGCTCCATGCTGCTGGCATTAGCTCTTCGGTCCAAACGTTTGCTCAGAGTTCTAACTGCGAGTTTTAAGATTCTTATGGTCCTTAGGGCTACGAGATTGAATTGCAGCATCTACAGTACtgcgcaaaagtcttaggcagttaaagaaaatgatttttaaatggtcatcatgttggtgtagaactgtGATACTACGTCTGTCAAGATGTGTCAAAACATtgcctaaagtcaccccagtatttacaCATATATTTTTTGACTGGACCACCAGCATACCATGtttagctaatcaatacctcaatgagtcatttaattaattaatcgaTCAGTCAATCAatcccctgaggagaggtttgggaactgaagcggtgttcatctagacaTCCAACAAGATAACTTTACTcaataactttttggagaacagaagaaagttGTGTTAATTTTTATTGGGCTACTGTTAATTTGCATGTATTATAATATTACATAGTTTTTTCCCTATGCAACTATATACTTACAACCTAGAAAAATAggcttaaacattttctttgactgcatcagacttttgcacagtgctgtagacAGCTGACGTTTGCAAAGCAGCCAAAGTTATTTATGCTTCTAGAAACTTGGAGTACAGATTTACACCTGCATCCGTCAGAACAGAAAAATGGAGAGACTTAGAAAATGTGGAACAACTGAGCAGGGATCGTGAACCATAACGATCTCAGCCACGAGGCCCGTTTTCTGTGCTTGCCGCTACTATCAACTTCACTGCTTTAAACATGTTTGGGCAACAGTGCACCTGTGAGAAGCACTGGAAAGGTAGCTGTTGAGCTATCTATTTACTCTGTGTGCTGACCttccctgctgattttccagagaGACGGTTGCCcttttcaataaataaatatacaactgTTTTATTTTCCTTGCATATTCCAAAGCGGTGGACCATTTTCTTCCCATGGGTGTCATCCAAGCTAAACAAGCATATGAAATCACCGAACAAAACTCATACATCCAGCGCAGGCAAGCAAAACTCGGTAAACATGACACAAGCAGCCATAAATACTGGACAAATTAAGCAGGGGGGAAAAAAGTGCTCTGGCATCCGGCTGGGTGGCAATATTTTAATGCAAATGACTTCTCCGATCGTACTGCTCGCATGACCTTATTTCCGCAGGTTGCATGTCGTGTCAGTGCCTGGGTGCCAGTGAGGCTTTTGATGTgtggagccacacacacacacccataaattcaACAGTGTGTCCTTTTCAAAGTGAGATGTAAAAGGCGCGTGTACTGGACAGCTCTGCCTGTAATATTTCACGACACCCCAGGAAAAATCAGATGGAAAACAACCTTTTCCGAGTGTAATCATTATAGATGGATTTTGAGTCGGACTCAGTCTGGCcaaggtgtgtggggggggggggggggcgcagcacAAATCATTATGTTGTTATTTTCCCAGTGGCAGTTTCATTACCCCGTAATAAGGTGGCGTGACCCCTCCCAGGGTGGTGGGCCTGAAGACAGCGTGTAATTAAGGGAGCACGACCTGTGACCCCAGAGAGGATATGATGTCGCAGGGGTGGTGCGTGGATTTCCAGGTTAGGACTCTGCTCtcctgatcggaaggtcaccggttcaaatccctgggtttgAGAATTATTTTACTATCGGGCCTCTGAGCGAGGCCCCTAactcccaattgctccaggggcaACTATGTCAATTGGATAAAATGATTCACTAAATAAAGGATGCATGTCTCATTTTATGATGCATTTCaggttttacatttaatattaacaACTTAGTCATTTTCCATTCATCTACTTCTGCTAGAACGGCCCCAAAAACGTTACATTTGAACAATTCCGTGTTACACATGAAACAatcaaccagacaagactaaaaGATCACACAGCAGTATCTCACGCCGAGTAAGAGTGTTGTGTCACAAAGCGCTCGAGCTgcatggcacacacacacacacacacacacacatacacacacacacacacacacatacccatcATCAACTATGCATGACCTGCCGCTTCTGCCCGGCCTAGTAACGGAGCGTGGTAAGGAGCTGGGGGGAGGTGCCGTGCCGGACAAAACCTAACGTCGTTCCGTGGTACGATTTCATGGGCGAAATCAGTGCTGCCACTCTGGTATCATCGATTAGCTCTGTGACACTGACATCTTTTAATTTCCTCTGTACTATCCAATATGGCCGCTGATTCTCCACACCGCCCTTTAGGAAATTTGAGAAAGCCTGTTTTACTGTATATTTGGGTTACCGTCTCCATGTCCTTTGCACTGAGCTCACCTTCCCCGTTACCCCTCCCACTCATCCCGGCCATGGGCCCCGCCGTGCGCTGGCTCTCTCCCTCAGCGCCTCCAGACATCGACCCGCTGGGATTGATACAATATTTTCCAGAGTCAATTAGCAAGGGCCCGTTGACTAATTTTTACTGTTTTTACACCTGAAGGGGTTGGAAGTTGGAAGTGCGGGCTGGAAAAAGTGGGCAGGGTTAGGGCAGTGtgcaggggcaggggtaggggcaaGAGAAGGGACAGGAACAGCACAGGAGGGGTGACTTCAGCCACCAGGTCCAAGCAGGCAAATGTCCAGCTTGGGGGTATATGAGGGTGGGTGAGTGTGTAtggggtgtgtgactgtgcgtgTATTTGAGTGTGCGTGAGAAGGAAGGAGTAAGCGAGGACTCTGCGAATGTTCGAATGCCGCTCCACTGTCGTTCCCACACGCACCCGCTCACACGCCATGACCCAGGTCTCCGGCTAGCCCAATACACGGAATCATCACAGCGTGGCTCTGACGGCATCGTGCAGCAACGCATTTCACGAACCAACCGAGCCCTACACTGAAGAAAAAGgatgataaaatgcaaatgtgttacTTCTTCAGGCCTCCTGTGGCCTGGCACTGCTGTCTATCTGTTAGTGACTCGGCATTAAAAATTTACCACTTGTTAACCTTGCTGTCAAATCTATTATGCAATGACAGTATCAATATTAATGGAAGAGGGCAACTCTAAAAGAAAATACATTGCAATTAACTTTGCAATTGGATAGATCTCAAACTGGACACAAAATTTAACACACAAATACAAAGGGGGGGTAAACCATTGTGACCAAAGAGCTCAGCCCCGAGCCCCGGATGCGTGCCTTATAAGGCCGATAAGCATCTTTTGCAACACTGTGCATGATGTCTATATTTCCACTGCAGTAAATGAAGAGCTAGCAGCTGCACTGCATGTACACATGTATGGCCACAACAGTCTGAGACACGAAATTATCTAAATTACCAAAGTTTAGCACATTACAGCACCGTCCGcacgggaaaaaaaaacacattagagTCCCACCTGATTCCCAAATTCATTCTCTCTGGTTCGTTTAGGATAAGATGACCCCGTGTGTgcgttaagtttttttttttttttccactcaaGTTGTCAACAGCGTCATGTCCTTTGTCTAGAAATAGGAACAATGACACCGCTGACAGCATCCTGTTGAAGAACCGTGACTCAGGGGTCAGAGTTTGCTCCGTAACGCCGGCCGCGTGCGTGCACGTCACCCAGCTGAGAGAATCCTGTCATCTAAATGACAGCGAGTGGCTACCCAGCCGAAAGACATGCGCCAtgctgaaaatgaaaaataataaccaAGTAATGAGTGCTGGCGTATCACTCTGCAGTCCAGCAGTCATCTAAGAGCGATAGGAACAGCCCGGTAACATGTAAAGCAAAAGTACGTGCCAGACCCTAAGCTGAGCTTATTCCCAGTTTAATATTTCTACTGCGGTACAGGGTCAAGAACAGCACCAGATGGTAAGGACATTGCCCTCAGGGAGGTGTGCAGCCGTATTAGTGAAGGCATTTCTGGGCTGATTTATCAGCCGGCTGTAAACGTACGGGCATCGGCAAACTCAAAAAGTCTCCGGCTGCAGGTGATAAATGAGTTTGCACAGTCTGGTTTTTAAACCTCGTCCATTAGAGTTTGAGACTTTCAGTTAGATTTTCATAAGCAAATTTCCCAAACTGGAAAGTTCTCCAGGACAGCATAAAATACAGTCATAAGCATCTGTATTTTAAACAGAATAAGTATGAAATATGAACTGAAATGAGCGGATGCTACATCACTTGAAAGACGTTCCGTTCGGTCTTGACAAGTTAATCCCCGTGAAACCGAAGCCTTGTCCCCCAAACTGGCGTGGGATGTCTTTGCTCAGCCCTGTGGTTAGAAGCAGTGCTTCATTCCCCCATGGGGTGTTCTGCCCTGCCACCGACGGTTTCCTCGTGGAGCATGCCGGCAGAAcgtgcgatgggttggcacagTCAACGCCAATAAAATGCCAAGGTCCAGATAAGAGGAAACATCTTTAAACCCTGCCCGTCTAATcaaccaccgcccccccccccccccccccccccccatcccgccaCGCCAGGATCGGCAGTCCCAGCGACTTACTGTCGGCGTAGTTTTTGCGTCGAGTCCCATCCACCTTGCCCGTCTTGTCGATGCACAGGAAGAACTTGTTGGCGGAATAGAGTCTTCGCAGCCGCACGTCACCCTCCAGGTGGTTGTAGCTGCGGGTGTGGCGCTCTAGCGTCCAGGAGCAGTTTGTACCCCCCGCCAGCCCCGGCAGAGTCTCATGGCCCGTTCCCCCTTGACCCCCTAGGGGACACTCTCCCAGGACGGTCCCGGCCACCAGGAGCAATGTGAAGCATGCCAAGCAGAAGGAGGTCGTCCCAGGGAAAAAGCGTCCAGCGGAGGGGACGGCGTCCAGGACCAAGTCAGGACAGAGACGGACAACGGGGGGCGTCCATTTGCACATGATGCGTCAGGCTCCCACGATGCACTTTGCACACGCAGAGGACATGCTGCTGGTCTGGCTGATTCTGATGTAGAGATCTGTGGGATGAACTGCGGCCGGCGAGAAGAAAGCAGAACTTGTCCACCCTGGAGTAGAGGAGGAAACTTTCAACTTCAGCTTCAAGTCTTCCTGCAAGTTTTGCCAAAAGTTGCCCCTTTTGCAACGAACCAGTTTAGTTCTTTGGAAAAAGgttatttgtcttttttattttattgctttaTTTCTTCTTGGGGATGATTGTTTTTTGTAATTCCAGTGCAGCACCAATGTCTCAGTCGTCCTAAATGTCCGGCCGGTGATCACGTCAGTAcccccctccggctgccgaaATGTCTCCTCTTCTCTGATGTTCACCTTGTGGGACTCGCTCGCCAGCTGTGCTGAGCCTGGACCGGGTGTCTGTCTCGCTGTCTGAATGAAAGttgaatgaaaagtgagtgagcAGGTGATTGTGTGTCTACGGATggaggtgtgtctgtgtgtgtgtggctgtgtatctgtgtgtggtgTATGCGTGTGcgtttgagtgtgtgtgagttcaGGCTAGacacagagaggagagagagagagagagagagagagagagagagagagaaagagtagagcgacagagagagagagaggagagacagGGAGAAACAGTCAACATGCGCGTAAATTCTTGTGTGTGGCAATGAAATGGCTTACAAGTTGCCCGCGTCCTCTCTCCAGTGTCTTTGAGGTGTCTTTGCCTGGCCTTATGTTATATCCTGAGCAGGGCAGGGCCTTAGCAGACTTGAAAAGAGATGGGCGGGGCCTGAATCATtcataattattttaaataaataaagaatggAGCCGTTCTCCAGCGCTGCAGCCCCGTGCGACTCTCCCAATTATTTTCTGAAGTCTGCTGTTCCTTTATTGTCGCCCGAATACATCATTAATCAGTTCCAGTGCTTCACAAAGTGTTTGCTGTTTAAGAAAACAGGAACGCACAATCCAGCAGGTCTAGCTCACACGGGTCGGCTTATACGGCAACAGTCGGAGGCTTTTTGACATAGCAAATAGGAAAGCAGTTTGGCAGGGCGTACTGAG is a window of Brienomyrus brachyistius isolate T26 chromosome 15, BBRACH_0.4, whole genome shotgun sequence DNA encoding:
- the LOC125708996 gene encoding fibroblast growth factor 22-like; translated protein: MCKWTPPVVRLCPDLVLDAVPSAGRFFPGTTSFCLACFTLLLVAGTVLGECPLGGQGGTGHETLPGLAGGTNCSWTLERHTRSYNHLEGDVRLRRLYSANKFFLCIDKTGKVDGTRRKNYADSLMEIRSVSVGVVAIKSVSTGLYLAMSKRGTLFGSVKYSSNCKFKERIEENGYNTYASLRWKHGGRQMFVSLNGRGKPRRGHKARRRHPSTHFLPMLPS